The following coding sequences are from one Arachis hypogaea cultivar Tifrunner chromosome 7, arahy.Tifrunner.gnm2.J5K5, whole genome shotgun sequence window:
- the LOC112704150 gene encoding sirohydrochlorin ferrochelatase, chloroplastic-like produces the protein MSDEFVKMFKHKTGYEIVEPAHMELAEPSIRDAFQSCVEQDAQRVVISPFFLSPGRHWNQDIPSLSAEAAKEHPGVSYIVTAPLGLHELLVDVVNDRIKHCLKHISGDAEECSVYAGTGKCRLYNS, from the exons ATGTCGGATGAATTTGTGAAGATGTTTAAACATAAAACCGGTTACGAGATTGTGGAGCCTGCTCATATG GAGTTAGCAGAACCATCAATTAGAGATGCCTTTCAATCTTGTGTCGAACAAGATGCACAACGTGTTGTTATCAGCCCCTTTTTCCTCTCTCCCGGAAGGCATTGGAATCAG GATATTCCTTCTTTAAGTGCAGAGGCAGCAAAGGAGCACCCTGGCGTGTCATACATTGTAACCGCACCCCTTGGACTGCATGAGCTACTTGTG GATGTTGTGAATGATAGGATCAAGCATTGCTTGAAGCACATATCCGGAGATGCCGAAGAGTGTTCTGTTTATGCTGGGACTGGAAAATGTAGGCTCTATAATTCATGA
- the LOC112703586 gene encoding gamma-glutamyl hydrolase 2 — protein MAILFLPLFFVFFNSIHYSHSSNNNIIILQPTHRHHDTSSSSCPAPNPNLYYQPVIGIVTHPGDGASGRLSNSSAVSNIPASYVKFVEAGGARVVPLVYNESPQKLLKKLDLVNGVLFTGGWAKDGQYFETVRRIFKKVLERNDGGEHFPLYAICLGFELITMIVSGDNNILEEFSASDQASALHFVENADIEGSLFQSFPPDLLKKLSTDCVVMQNHHFGISPEKLLNNKKLSSFFDVLTTCKDEDDKVYVSTMQSRNYPVTAFQWHPEKNAFEWGSANIPHTEDAIRVTHSTASFLVSEARKSSKRPDAQEVRDNLIYNYSPTYVGKAGKGYDEVYLFR, from the exons ATGGCAATTCTcttcctccctctcttcttcgTCTTTTTCAACTCCATTCACTACTCTCACTCTTCCAACAACAACATCATCATTCTTCAACCAACTCACCGACACCAcgacacttcttcttcttcttgtccaGCTCCTAACCCCAACCTCTACTACCAACCTGTCATCGGAATCGTCACCCACCCCGGTGACGGTGCTTCCGGCCGCCTCTCCAACTCCTCCGCCGTCTCCAACATCCCCGCATCCTACGTCAAATTCGTCGAAGCTGGTGGAGCCAGAGTTGTTCCCCTTGTCTACAACGAGTCTCCCCAAAAACTTCTCAAG AAGCTGGATTTGGTAAACGGGGTGCTCTTCACAGGTGGATGGGCCAAGGATGGTCAATACTTTGAAACTGTTAGGAGAATCTTTAAG AAAGTGTTGGAGAGAAATGATGGTGGAGAACATTTCCCATTATATGCCATCTGCTTAGGTTTTGAACTCATAACAATGATTGTAAGCGGG GACAATAATATTCTTGAAGAATTTAGTGCTTCAGATCAGGCAAGTGCTCTTCATTTTGTGGAGAATGCAGATATCGAGGGAAGTTTATTTCAAAG TTTTCCTCCGGACTTGTTGAAGAAGTTGAGTACAGATTGTGTTGTTATGCAAAATCATCAC TTTGGTATATCCCCAGAAAAGCTTTTGAACAACAAGAAGTTGTCCAGTTTTTTTGATGTCTTGACAACATGTAAGGATGAAGATGATAAG GTATATGTTTCCACAATGCAATCTCGCAACTATCCTGTCACTGCCTTTCAATGGCATCCAGAG AAAAATGCCTTTGAATGGGGCTCAGCAAATATCCCACACACAGAGGATGCCATTCGGGTAACTCATTCTACAGCAAGCTTCTTGGTCAG TGAAGCTAGGAAATCCTCAAAAAGACCAGATGCTCAAGAAGTGAGAGACAATCTTATTTACAATTACAGTCCTACTTATGTTGGAAAAGCTGG AAAAGGATATGATGAAGTTTATCTCTTCAGATAG
- the LOC112701661 gene encoding uncharacterized protein: MEGDILKKPIEETQKENNDVGGQHMFQGESFYYVELASDEDQEVGKEAHADWETQLAKKLEKKLNLKRKREFIQVPLLTQKEWKEEHDDKEIKKLKNNRAVLNVGEHQLAMHDSELFKGGQMAEEAGIFVYGNPIFQKRRKLWQELTVSNMNKEEPQAYMGDFNDILSQDEKNVILKATPAISLDHCALILETQLRGRIKKEFKFEAFWADHEECKEVIRNSWQQDEGNRNCWNQFIRKRNRCKRELIEWSRRKFRRADKEIERMKTELHKIQEADLMDRDQGREKELKTKISELWKQEEKYWGLRSRLKWLKWGDKNTAFFHASTIQRRIRNRIDIVKDGTGRWIQGEANIMRLVERHYTELFASEGERNMEECVKDIPRRVTREMNEELMANINEEEIKEAAFSMGGLKAPGPDGLNGLFFQQHWDILSKDICALVKQIFEDGVISEDLGETTVILIPKEAFHKLNRKGNLGSQDLAIKLDMNKAYDRLEWSFLQRVMEEFGFSSEWVRLVMSCMKSATYRFKINGNLSTKIYPQRGLRQGDPLSPYLFILAAESFTVLMEKAMSDNLISGIKLAPSAPVITHLLFADDCIIFAGAQEEEIYQLIQILNKYTEASGQRINTEKSGLIFGNQVSIQRRVNIEEITGMASWEDHGRYLGLPARWGRSKNKALEWIKERILDKMQGWKEKLLNQAGKEVLIKAVIQAIPTYAMNVIKFPKSFCKSIEAAIARFWWTNNGKESLWDAEEGRNASWIWKSLLEGRDFLRRKGRWSVGSGTEIDIWKDNWVMGMDKLGRHGEGQPRRVCELIKEGEGWDANRIQELFPENIADLIKRTPISLINKKDHFVWPDRLDGQYSVKSGYYSAKVEKDTKEEIKQSKASTSQNFREVWETIWRLPVPQKIKMFFWKAAHNILPVNVNLYKRRCAVKPSCSICQAENETVEHALLLCPWTRAVWFGSSLQIAPTANNVSSFEEWMMDTVRKIKSGTGKEHDRILCKLGSVCWCIWKARNQHIYQQIRINPKQAIINAEQLATDYHNTTRSRSTDNTSRADRSGERKRITWRPLPQNRLKANTDAAFHRESGIAAAAVVIRDWQGKIITGTTSRFITNSAIAVEAQAYRKALILIRNLQMDNCLIETDCLPLAQAIKARMPIAEADAIIRDIFQLLDEAPDVGATWTPREGNNVAHQLAAMAAGNEIRRQWIFDPPIQIRNTIRTEAGFATHQHN, translated from the exons ATGGAGGGAGACATACTAAAGAAGCCAATTGAAGAAACGCAGAAGGAAAACAATGACGTGGGGGGTCAGCATATGTTCCAGGGCGAGAGTTTTTACTATGTGGAGCTCGCAAGTGATGAAGATCAAGAGGTAGGAAAGGAGGCACATGCAGATTGGGAAACTCAACTAGCCAAAAAGCTGGAAAAGAAGCTGAATTTAAAGAGGAAGCGGGAGTTCATACAGGTGCCACTACTAACACAAAAGGAATGGAAAGAGGAGCATGATGACAAGGAAATCAAGAAattgaagaacaacagagctgtTCTGAACGTAGGAGAGCATCAGTTAGCAATGCATGATTCTGAACTCTTTAAGGGAGGTCAAATGGCTGAGGAGGCG GGTATTTTTGTGTACGGGAATCCAATTTTTCAGAAGCGGAGGAAGCTATGGCAAGAGCTAACGGTAAGTAACATGAACAAGGAGGAACCCCAAGCTTACATGGGTGACTTCAATGATATTTTAAGTCAAGATGAGAAG AATGTTATTCTTAAGGCTACTCCAGCTATAAGTTTGGACCATTGTGCACTTATTTTAGAAACTCAGCTGCGAGGACGGATAAAAAAAGAGTTCAAGTTTGAGGCTTTTTGGGCAGATCACGAGGAATGCAAAGAAGTGATCAGGAATAGTTGGCAACAGGATGAGGGAAACAGGAATTGCTGGAATCAATTCATAAGGAAAAGAAACAGATGCAAAAGGGAGCTAATCGAATGGAGTAGACGAAAATTCAGGAGAGCAGacaaagaaatagaaagaatgaAAACAGAGTTACATAAGATCCAAGAAGCTGATTTGATGGATAGAGACCAAGGAAGAGAGAAAGAATTGAAGACCAAAATATCAGAACTTTGGAAACAAGAGGAAAAATATTGGGGTCTTAGATCAAGGCTGAAATGGCTAAAGTGGGGCGACAAGAATACAGCCTTCTTTCATGCATCGACCATCCAAAGAAGAATCAGGAACAGAATAGATATAGTGAAAGATGGAACGGGTCGGTGGATACAAGGGGAAGCAAACATCATGAGGCTAGTAGAAAGGCATTATACCGAATTGTTTGCTTCGGAAGGGGAGAGAAACATGGAAGAGTGTGTAAAAGACATTCCAAGGAGAGTCACTAGGGAGATGAATGAGGAGCTCATGGCTAATATTAATGAGGAGGAAATAAAGGAGGCAGCGTTTAGTATGGGGGGGTTAAAGGCTCCAGGGCCAGATGGTTTAAACGGGTTATTTTTTCAACAACACTGGGATATTCTGAGCAAAGATATTTGTGCACTAGTGAAGCAAATTTTTGAAGACGGCGTTATATCGGAGGACCTAGGGGAAACAACGGTTATTTTAATTCCCAAA GAAGCTTTTCATAAGCTAAATAGGAAAGGGAACTTGGGAAGTCAAGATCTAGCCATAAAATTGGATATGAATAAGGCCTACGATAGACTGGAATGGAGCTTCTTGCAAAGGGTTATGGAAGAGTTCGGTTTCAGTAGTGAGTGGGTGAGGTTGGTGATGAGCTGCATGAAAAGTGCTACTTACAGATTTAAAATAAATGGAAACTTGTCAACCAAGATCTACCCACAGAGAGGTCTCAGGCAGGGAGATCCTCTATCACCCTACTTATTTATTCTGGCGGCTGAAAGCTTCACTGTTCTCATGGAAAAGGCGATGAGTGATAACCTTATTTCTGGAATTAAACTTGCACCATCTGCACCGGTTATTACTCATTTGTTATTTGCTGATGACTGTATAATTTTTGCAGGTGCGCAGGAAGAAGAGATTTATCAACTCATTCAGATTCTAAATAAATATACCGAAGCATCAGGCCAGAGAATCAACACTGAGAAGTCTGGGTTGATATTTGGTAATCAAGTATCTATTCAAAGGAGGGTTAATATAGAGGAGATCACCGGAATGGCATCGTGGGAGGATCATGGGAGATACCTAGGGTTACCAGCGAGATGGGGCAGGTCAAAAAATAAGGCCTTAGAATGGATAAAGGAGAGGATACTAGATAAGATGCAAGGATGGAAAGAGAAACTATTAAATCAAGCAGGAAAGGAGGTTTTGATAAAGGCGGTAATACAAGCGATTCCAACCTACGCTATGAATGTCATCAAATTTCCCAAATCTTTTTGCAAAAGCATTGAAGCAGCAATTGCGAGGTTCTGGTGGACAAATAATGGAAAGGAAAG CCTGTGGGACGCTGAAGAAGGAAGGAACGCGTCATGGATATGGAAGAGCTTGTTGGAAGGGAGAGACTTCCTTAGAAGGAAAGGTAGATGGAGCGTAGGGAGTGGAACAGAGATTGACATTTGGAAAGACAATTGGGTGATGGGAATGGACAAGCTGGGGAGGCATGGCGAAGGGCAACCCAGAAGGGTTTGCGAGTTGATAAAAGAGGGTGAGGGTTGGGACGCGAACAGAATTCAGGAGTTATTTCCGGAGAACATAGCTGATTTAATTAAAAGAACACCCATAAGTTTGATTAATAAGAAAGATCATTTTGTATGGCCGGATAGATTGGATGGTCAATATTCAGTGAAATCTGGATACTATTCTGCGAAGGTGGAGAAAGATACAAAGGAGGAGATAAAACAAAGCAAAGCctcaacaagtcagaattttaGGGAGGTGTGGGAAACTATTTGGAGATTACCAGTGCCACAAAAGATCAAGATGTTCTTTTGGAAAGCAGCTCATAATATATTGCCAGTGAACGTTAATTTGTATAAGCGTAGATGCGCAGTTAAACCATCATGCAGCATATGTCAGGCTGAGAATGAAACAGTTGAACATGCATTACTATTGTGTCCGTGGACCAGGGCAGTTTGGTTCGGTTCTAGCCTTCAAATTGCGCCTACAGCCAATAATGTTTCATCTTTCGAGGAATGGATGATGGATACAGTTCGGAAGATAAAGAGCGGGACAGGGAAGGAACATGACAGAATATTGTGTAAACTGGGAAGTGTTTGTTGGTGCATATGGAAGGCAAGGAATCAGCACATTTACCAGCAAATAAGAATCAATCCAAAACAGGCAATTATCAACGCAGAGCAACTAGCAACTGATTATCATAATACAACAAGGAGTCGCAGCACAGACAACACATCAAGAGCAGATAGGAGTGGTGAAAGGAAGAGGATTACCTGGAGGCCCCTGCCACAAAATAGGCTGAAGGCGAATACTGACGCGGCTTTCCATAGAGAATCTGGCATCGCAGCTGCAGCAGTCGTCATCAGAGATTGGCAGGGAAAGATCATTACTGGAACAACATCAAGATTCATCACAAATTCAGCAATAGCAGTAGAGGCTCAGGCATATAGAAAGGCACTTATTCTGATTAGGAATTTACAAATGGACAACTGCTTAATTGAAACTGACTGTTTACCTTTGGCTCAAGCCATCAAGGCTAGAATGCCGATAGCAGAAGCGGATGCTATCATCAGAGACATTTTCCAGCTGCTGGACGAGGCTCCGGACGTGGGAGCTACCTGGACTCCAAGGGAAGGCAATAATGTAGCTCACCAACTGGCAGCAATGGCAGCAGGGAATGAAAT